The following DNA comes from Excalfactoria chinensis isolate bCotChi1 chromosome 5, bCotChi1.hap2, whole genome shotgun sequence.
CTCTCAACTCCCTCCTGTCCCTCATTTCTCTTTGTGCTCCTCCATGTGAAAGATAGTGCACAGTTAACAACAATCTGAAAATCCTTCTGTGAGGGGTCATCAGATTTTCTGTCTCTCATCCCTCCAGCTGTGTGAGGAAGGTGGAACAGCCGTGGTTTCGCAATGAGCATGCCGCTCCCCACCGCAGGAAGAGCCAGCCCTACTTGCTGGAGCCAGCCCGGCACGATGACTTACAGCAGAGCTTGGCACCATGGCCTGCTGAGGCAAGCTGGCTCCTATAAGGATGAGTATAACTGGACCCACTGTGAAGCCAGTGCTTTGAGCAAAGTCCCCATCACAGTGTTCATCTGCCTCTGTGGGCTGGTGGGCAATGGGGCTGTCCTCTGGCTACTCAGGCCCCACATCCGCAGGAACTTCTTCACCATCTACATCTTCAACCTGGCCATGGCTGACTTTACTTTCCTCTTCTCCATTGTCATTGCCCTCATGATATTCTATGGTCCGCAGAGCTTTTGTTACAGTCTGGGCTCGCAGGACATGATGACTGTGTTGAACATGACCATCACCTTCGCTTTCATCGCTGGTGTCTACCTCATGGCAGCCCTGGGGGCCAGGACCTCCCTGTCTGCCCTCACACGGCCCCTCTGCCCTTGCCAGAACTCCTGGTGCTTGCCAGCACTCCTGTGTGCCCTGCTCTGGGCCCTCTCCCTCTTGCTCACTGTGGCCCTCTATTTCTCCCCACTGATGCTAGTGGCCTTTGTCCTCAGCTACCTCTTGTCGGTGCTTATCCTGATTCTTTCTGGTTTAACCCTCTTTGCCAAGCTCTTATGCTGCTCATGGCAACATTCCCCAAGGAAGCTTTGCATTGCAGTCTTGCTTGCTgtcctctccctccccttcttCACTGCTGACTTTGCTTACTGGCTCTTGCTAAAGATGTTTGATATATCAGTTCTTGCTTTTGACACCTCTCTCCTATTCGCATGTATGAACAGCAGTATTAAACCTGTCCTTTACTTCCTTGCTGGGTGCTGTATGAAGAAGTTCACAGCCTCTGTCAGGGTTGCTTGCCAGAGGGCTTTCAAAGAGGTAATGGAACCAGAAGATGTAGGCGAAACTCCACAAGAAAGCACAGTGGGAATGGATGTTTAATCAATCTGAACCTTTTGCTTGGAATCTGGCCTACCCAACAGGACCGAGCTGTCTCTGCTTCAAAAGGAGCTTGCCCTAATCTGTGT
Coding sequences within:
- the LOC140253261 gene encoding proto-oncogene Mas-like, producing MSMPLPTAGRASPTCWSQPGTMTYSRAWHHGLLRQAGSYKDEYNWTHCEASALSKVPITVFICLCGLVGNGAVLWLLRPHIRRNFFTIYIFNLAMADFTFLFSIVIALMIFYGPQSFCYSLGSQDMMTVLNMTITFAFIAGVYLMAALGARTSLSALTRPLCPCQNSWCLPALLCALLWALSLLLTVALYFSPLMLVAFVLSYLLSVLILILSGLTLFAKLLCCSWQHSPRKLCIAVLLAVLSLPFFTADFAYWLLLKMFDISVLAFDTSLLFACMNSSIKPVLYFLAGCCMKKFTASVRVACQRAFKEVMEPEDVGETPQESTVGMDV